In Helianthus annuus cultivar XRQ/B chromosome 3, HanXRQr2.0-SUNRISE, whole genome shotgun sequence, a single window of DNA contains:
- the LOC110931515 gene encoding early nodulin-75-like, whose protein sequence is MPPRVRGRVGRGKASVLTRNDHEAGPSHRRTPSASLGSSPHEDWRTYLEPVRCSVSLSSSPSYHDSSGLHQNDESDHSHHSFIPLQRSGSHHAFQDPTPYFQSRFNPMNQIQEPEGQNPLGPADHNPEMQDMEMDEDPDPEMLPTGTPTHPIEISSGSSFHGSPYRGPDIFAERWATYKWEYTPPHRNSPPHQQVPSEDPHFQAVTPPPWPAPEQQLPPKPPRRRRTGARMSVHGGFHFSTPQHSSNSHYPQLYEDPQMGGPSNPVSEVESAPVAPPLQQMGYDNPIPSYHGAAAYNPFEQQAYTGYNYNNAPIIDPYLEAVNYNALYPGGPFLAAYPTRYPAYGYQYPPPPQPQPQQQQPQIQPPQQQEIFQRLHEVGQKVEEEHRSRRGLLKGLASLIKGK, encoded by the coding sequence ATGCCGCCACGTGTTAGAGGTAGAGTTGGAAGAGGAAAGGCCTCAGTTTTAACAAGaaatgatcacgaagctgggcCATCTCACAGGCGCACACCATCCGCATCACTCGGATCAAGTCCTCATGAAGACTGGAGGACCTACCTTGAGCCTGTGAGATGCTCGGTCTCGCTTAGCTCCTCACCATCTTATCATGATTCATCCGGGTTGCATCAGAATGACGAGTCCGACCACTCTCACCATTCCTTCATACCTTTGCAGCGATCGGGTTCGCACCATGCCTTCCAGGACCCGACCCCCTATTTCCAAAGCCGGTTCAATCCAATGAACCAGATTCAAGAACCAGAGGGTCAAAACCCTTTGGGACCCGCTGACCACAATCCTGAAATGCAGGACATGGAGATGGATGAAGACCCGGATCCTGAGATGCTACCAACTGGGACGCCGACGCATCCCATTGAGATTTCCAGTGGCTCATCCTTTCATGGTTCGCCTTACAGGGGCCCTGACATTTTTGCagaaagatgggccacatacaAGTGGGAGTACACTCCCCCTCACCGCAACTCACCACCCCACCAACAGGTCCCTTCTGAGGATCCGCATTTTCAGGCGGTCACGCCGCCACCATGGCCAGCACCAGAGCAGCAACTGCCTCCGAAACCACCGAGGCGAAGAAGAACAggtgcacggatgtccgtgcatgggggtttccacttcagcaccccccAACACTCGAGCAACAGCCACTACCCGCAGCTGTATGAAGACCCGCaaatgggtgggccttcaaacccTGTTTCTGAAGTCGAATCTGCACCAGTCGCACCACCACTACAACAAATGGGTTATGATAACCCAATTCCTTCTTACCACGGCGCAGCGGCATATAACCCGTTTGAGCAACAAGCTTACACGGGTTACAATTACAACAATGCCCCTATTATTGACCCGTACCTCGAGGCGGTGAACTACAATGCTCTCTACCCTGGAGGACCCTTTCTAGCTGCGTACCCAACTAGGTACCCAGCATATGGGTATCAATacccaccacctcctcaacctcagccgcagcagcagcagccacagatCCAACCACCACAGCAGCAAGAAATCTTCCAACGGTTGCATGAGGTGGGACAAAAGGTAGAGGAGGAGCATAGGAGCCGCCGTGGTTTACTGAAGGGTTTGGCAAGCCTCATAAAAGGGAAGTAG
- the LOC110931513 gene encoding uncharacterized protein LOC110931513, with the protein MARHQEEKKKEEEAKAIALEAEKAAKEAPEMAAAESQRNAAEALTASQGAVSTESGSGRLNKAPEGNVLKGAESALKMEESRLQIYKEVVGKGFASEMDSNRVSHE; encoded by the exons ATG GCCAGGCAtcaagaggaaaagaagaaagagGAAGAAGCAAAAGCGATAGCATTGGAAGCCGAAAAAGCTGCAAAAGAAGCACCTGAAATGGCGGCTGCGGAAAGTCAAAGAAACGCTGCTGAGGCTTTGACTGCTTCACAAGGAGCGGTTTCTACGGAATCCGGTTCTGGTAGACTCAATAAAGCACCCGAAG GAAATGTCCTCAAGGGTGCTGAGAGTGCTTTAAAAATGGAAGAAAGTAGGTTGCAAATATATAAAGAAGTGGTTGGAAAAGGTTTTGCTTCGGAAATGGATTCTAATCGAGTAAGTCATGAGTGA